In Oncorhynchus masou masou isolate Uvic2021 chromosome 28, UVic_Omas_1.1, whole genome shotgun sequence, the DNA window taattgagtcattTTGTCCGTATACTTGTTTCACCATGACTGGTTAATTGTTTCAAACTTCGGCAGAATAGAAATaaactgttcacaaaaaaaaacaaatgtttttcaATTTCTCTACACAGCTTTGCGCAATTATGAATCTGATGATGGAGGAGGCTATTCGTAAAATCTGCCAACTATTCCTAGTGGCTTCCTCGAGTTTACAAAATGAGAACGTGAAACTGAAGACCAAGGTCGAGCAGATGACCCAGTTGTTTGAAAACAATACACAGCCTGGTAAAAGTATGCTTATTTTAACGCTCATGTAAAAAATATTGAAATTGCCATAAGGGTTGGGTCAGTGCAATCTGGAATCCATGGCACGTCCACCCCCTAACCATTTTAATTTCCAACTTCATTGGGTTTAGGACGTCCCAAGGAACTGGATCGCATGGACCACCATATATTGGTTGACTTATTTGACCAAATAAATTAGACTAGTATCCAGCTTGTCTATTTCTACATCAAGATGCCTCATGCAACAGAAACAGGAGATTTATAGGCTCTGGCCCAATGGGGCGTTCTGTATTGAGCACTTTCAGTGCCAACAACAGAAACCATTTGAATTCAATATTTTTAATGTGTAATGCATAAATTGAATCATTTGAAttcataaaataaatgtttttaatgATTTGACACTGAAATCAATTAATACAAGAGAACTTATTTTGAAATGAGCTTGCTAATGTGTAAAGCCCACTTTatagttttgtgtgtgtatatactcaTTCCTTTTATCTTTAGGTCCTGCAAAGGTTTGCTGTAAATCCGCAGAGATGTCTTCATTGGGAAATGACTCCTCTCTGGGAGACACAGATGGACTGAATACAGACCTCTCCCCAATAGACACTGAATCCAACGTTAAGCATATGAGAGCTGCTCTGCCAGGGAGCAACGAGAAAGACGGCCATGAAAGCCAGAAAAATAGCAATACTACTAAAGGGACACGATCCAAAGAAACCAAACGCTTCAAGTGTGATATTTGTGAGAAGACCTTTAGCCGGAACAAACGACTGATACAACACAAGCTAACTCACACAAGACCCTTCAAGTGTGATGTGTGTGACAAGACCTTCAGCATGGAAGGGTCACTGGAATCTCACACGCTAACTCACACAAAACCATTCAAGTGTGATGTTTGTGACAAGACCTTCAGCCGGAACCGCTTGCTGGTACGTCACAAGctaattcacacaggagagaggccaTTCGCTTGTGGTCAATGTGGCAAAACATTCAGAATGTCCAAGCAGCTCGAACATCACATGTTGCGTCACAGAGAAAAAACGTTCAGTTGCAAAATCTGTGGAAATACATTCTCTACCAAGAAAGATCTGAAACGACATCAGCTTGTTCATGCAGTGGAGAGACCATTCAAGTGCCTGACTTGTGGAAAGGGTTTCACTTCAAGAAAACTGCTTATTGAGCATGAGAGAATCCACACCGGTGAAAAACCATACAGCTGTGCTGTGTGTGGGAAGAGTTACACACAGAGTGGTGGCCTGAGTTATCATATGCGAACACATACGGGTGAACGTCCACATTCATGCTCAGAGTGTGGTAAGCGCTTTATGACTAAATCCAGCCTTGAAAGACACAAGGTAATCCATACAGGGCAGAAGCCATTTACATGTgagacatgtggagctgctttcgGCCATAAAGGAAACCTTGTGAGACACCAAGTGCTTCACACAGGGGAGAGACCATACAAATGTAAATTGTGTGGGACAAGCTACCTTCAGTCCACCCTCTTAAAAGCTCATATGCATCGTCATGGGGCAACCAAACCATTTATGTGTGACCTATGTGGGAAGACTTTTATGTACAATTTTCTAATGAGACGACACCATCTAAAATGGCACACAGCTGaaggagagaagcagaaagaacgagagagaaaagagagaacgagagagcgaacTGCCAAGAGAGCGGGAACCTCAACAAAGCCATTCAGTTGCGACGTATGTTTGAATGGCTTTAGCTCCATGCTAACTCTGAAAAACCATCAACGAATTCACACTGGACAAAAGCAATACTCTTGTTCCATTTGCAGAAAGACCTTTGCCTATAAAAATACTTTTGACTATCATATGAGACTTCACAGTGGGGTGAAGCCCTACGCTTGTAAATACTGTGAAAAGAAATTTGTTCTTAAGCAAGCTCTAGAAGGACATGAGCGAACCCATACTGGTGAAAAGCCCTTCAAATGCAGTTATTGTGACAAGACTTTCTCAGTCGGCACCAATCTGAAAAGGCATGAGCGAGTCCACACGGGAGAGAAGCCATTCAAATGTGACGTCTGCGGGAGAGGTTTTGGCCAAGCCAACAACGTCAAAGCCCACATGCAAGTCCACACTGGAGTTAGGCCTTATTATTGCAAGAGATGTGGAAAGGGCTTTTCTGACATAAGACACTACAAAAACCATAGCTGTAATGGTGTGGCAGCAACATGTGATCGGTCTCGTAAATCTTCAGACCGTTCTTTCAGAAGTCGGAAAGGAGGTGAAGATAGCAGTGCTTGCCATAatgctgctgtgatgtcgactcaGTGATATAATCTCTATCATTCACAGTGGGGCAACTTCCTGCTTTCAGACATCAGGAACAACATGGATGTATTCAGTAGGGTTAAAAGTTCTGTGGTGAGTTTCAAGAAAGCCTTGTAGAAAATGAGATGCAGGCCGCCATAATGCTTGGAAAGTTTATGGTCAATGTTCAGTCTCATAGAGGCATTGTTTATTTCTGACAGTATGCCGAATTAATTCCGAtatgttattttttctattgtgtaAATCATTAAATGTAATTTGTGTGAAAGTATCAAGCTAGGTATTCACCTTTTGTCTGTCAGCTACATAGGACCACTGGGTGAGTTATTCAGGTGACTAATTGGGCAGGAATTTAAGGAATTCTTGTTTTTATACtttatgtataaaaaaaatgcatttacaCGGAGGCCAGtgtattaggtacacccatctagtaccgggtcaAACCCCTTGCTGCTGCCgaaacagcctgaattcttcgggTCGTTGAAACATTGCTCAATTGGTaccaagggacctaacgtgtgctaGGAAAATATTCTCCACACTATTACCACCAGCCTGTGCCGTTGACACCTGACAGGATGGCGCCATGCTTAGGCCAAATCCTGACTACCAACAGCATGACGGAACAGGTGCTGTGATTCGTTCCACCAGGCAATGCTTTTCCACTCCTCAGTTGTACAGTGTTGGTGATCGTGTACCCATTGGTGCCACTTGTTTTATTtggctgataggagtggaacctggtGTGGCTGTCTGCAGCAATAACCCATTTGTGACAAAGACCGTGGAGTTGTgcgctctgagatgctgtgctaCACAACACTGTTATATTGAGTCGTTATTGATGAATATCATAGGCTAAATAATTTATGGTTCAACAATTGAGGGAGTGGAAACTCCAAACATTAACTTGACCACTAACTCTAAATACAATACCCACTGCTAGTAGCGACGTATTCATCCAGGTCACAAATGTAACCGTGCAGCTAACCTCACATAGCAGGTGTAAAATAAACTCCTCAaactagatccccctacatactggtccaGACAATAAATTATGTTGCGGTAGGTTCTCTTCTgaactgttcaaccaatccagtaaatgtggaggggGAGTTAAGATGGAGTCTCGCCTGTACTGTGTTTCTTTCCAAAAGCGTAAATTCAGTCACAGGCCCTCTTTCCATTTATAATGAATTAATATCTACGATATTAATTAGTGCACATAAAGATGTATGTAATTAATCTCTATTGAACAAATCTGGAAATTCTGGATTCCTATTTTGACAGTAACAAATAGCAACTATAATCTAATTGTCAACCCAAAATTCATGAACGTCACTGGATTAGGTTGCACAAAAATATATTGAATCATGTATTCCAGCTTGGACTTGTTCGATGAAACTACTTATTTATTGAACACCTCAGTAGTCTTATGTGTCGTACTTCTTAATAAAGCGCGATGTTGGCCAAATCATGGGCTGGTTCCACCAGCTGACAGCAGGGGGAAGTGTTATTCTGGAGCTTTGTAACACTCGGGGTTCTATTTTCGGCTGTGGTGGTGCAAGTGTCAAACGTACGTTCGTTTGCAAGTTCGTTGTGTAAAAACTGGCGCACTGGCATTTTCCAGCCCAAATGCCAGGTTTGACAATTTACCGGTCTAACATCAGCTCGCTTGAGGCGTGGCCTTAAAAACAAGCGCAAATGTGACCATTCCATGCAATGCTAATGGGAAGTTAATTAAGGCAAAAAGCAGGTCTTAACGGTAACAGTGAATGGCATGGATTTTGAGAGCAGAAGCACAGAGACCATAGGAGGAAAGATGTGCCGGTGAATCTCGTACTTAGAAACTTTTTTTTAAGGTTTCAACCGTTTTTGTTTAATTTgctaataaaataataataataatgaacatTCAAATTGGACGCAATACATAAAAGTCCGcaaatacacaacttgaagcaaccacatatttagccatggagcatgttctgattggccagtgagacagacagaacaacaggGAGGCCAACCAAATGGCTGGAGCAGAGGatcagttatagtggtgagttgtatctccagacagagggacagttatagtggtgagttgtatctccagacagagggacagttatagcTGTGAATCTCTAGTGATGTTTTTACATATTGTATTTTTTATCATGAGCAACATATAAAAAAAAAGAGGAGGACCATGTCTCACCAGTCACTGGTACAGAAATGGTTCAGAAACGCTCTACTGTAACTGTTGTGTCAGCAGTACTGCATGTGTAAGTAGGGTGTGTAGGTTGACGGTGGGGGGGATTGTCAGCGCATGCAGTGATGTGGCTTGGTGTGTATTTTCTTTTCCCAGTCCGCCCCTGACCAGTGCTGTAGGTAAGACTTACTATTCATCTCAGACTCCCTCCCTGCAtaccagtggtgggccgtcagggccagcaaggccttctctgctggcctaaacatcatcagaatatatatatttttttaaatatattttcccacaaatatgtattaaattattccccagagtaagagttatactcttcatttcatagttttcctcttggttgcactgcttccagccccaggttgagatttggagggctggtctttatgttagatcttttatccaatcatattcagccatcatgtgttgccaggggtctaaaatctgccctcaggccttcagaatcaacagtgcggacgcttgtagcttaaagtgaatggaaattaaaatttagtgtcaaccaatcagcttttagagttggctattgtacgtctgctggctggctccacaggagccagctagcaggcgtagtgcgtgctcatcttttgattggattaccaatattgagaggtaGGTCCTATGGGCAGGTATATGCAGAACcttagaactaggaaactgaatttgataaacaaattaattcgcgtactactaagctgttttttcaacccacaatggcggaaggaggagaagatatcgatttggatcgaggatataattataacgccattctcaagatgAACTTTTCAAcaaaagttagacattgtaagGAGAGGGCGCCTGACGCTACAAACCTGTCACAGGTGGGAAAGGGGTTtgttcgccactttcaaagttccaactacgagcgctatcaatggctcacaggctccgagaagcactgcaaactactgctgggaatgcctattatttgcaagtgatcgatttggagccacactggctttgcaaacttgagttgtctaagcaaggcagcaacgagacaccaaagtacggctgggcacttacaagcaatggtgcttttgaaaacttttggggacacccgagtggatctacagctcaacgaacaagcgtgCAGGGCAAcggagctgcacaatgaaaaggtgaaGAAAAATAGGGAAATATTGAAAAGACTCATTGATTGTGTCATGTTTTTGGGTAAACAGGAACTTTCATTTAGGGGACACGATGAAAGTGCTGactccacaagcaaagggaactACGTGgagcttctttcttttctttctgaaAGCAACACAGATTTACAATACCACCTGTCCACTAACGAAGTGTATGGTGGACGTCAGGCAAAATACAAAATTACCTCATTTATGCTATTGCTGAAGTGATGGGAGAAGAGATCAAAATGGGAGATTAAAAAAGCTCCCTTTGTTGCTGTTATGGTGGACGAGACAACAGATGTGGGAAATGCAGCACAGCTCTCACTCGTACTGCGTTATGTGACGGACACAGGAGTCAAGGAGCAATTTATCCGATTTGAAGCGAGCTGATGACATTGCCGATCTTATTTTCCGTTTCTTGGAGGAAAATGAATGTAGTCTGGATAAAGTTGTGGCACGGTGTTTTGATGGCGTGGCAGTCATGGCATCTGGACTCAATGgggtgcaggctaaagttaaggaGAGGGCACCGATGGCCTTATTCATTCACTGTTATGCACATCGACTAAATTTAGTACTGACTCAAGGAGCCTCAAAGCTTAAAGAATGCAAGGTCTTCTTTGCCAACCTCAATGGCCTTGCAGCATTTTTCTCACGATCCCCTAAGCGCACGCAACTGCTGGATGATATCTGCAAGCGTAGTCTTCCTAAGGTTGCACCAACGAGGTGGCAATATACATCTAGATTGGTCAATGCAGTCTTTGAAAAGAGAGTTGCCCTAAAGGATCTGTTTAACCACTTACTGGAACATCATGATGACCATGACGGGGATACTGTGCTTATGGCTGATGGATTTAATGCACGTTTGGATGATTTTGAGTTTTGTTTTTTGCTTGAAACATTCAATGGGATTTTTAATTATTCGGATGTGCTTTTTGGAATTCTACAGAAACAAACTTTGGATGTACAATTCTGCCTGACAAGGGTGAACGAGTTTTGTGACACAATTGAGCGAGAGAGGCACAAGTTCAGTCAAATCTACGATGACACAGCGCGCATCTCAAGTTCACCCAGCACACGCAGAGGCCCAGCACAAGGAGACCCTCGCACATACTACCAACAACTCCACAGCAATATTCTGGACAACATTCTTTGCCAGATACGAAACAGGTTTCAAGACCACGAAAAATGTATGTTTCTTTCCCCCCTGGACCCCCAGCACTTTCAGACCTACCGGAAAAAATTCCCGCAAACAGCCTTCTCCAGCTTAACAGAGAGTCACGGAACACTGTTCGACCTATCCAAGCTAAAAACAGAACTGACTGTAATGTATGCTATGACTGATTTTGAAGGGAAAAGTCCCTCTGATCTCCTTGATTTCCTTAAGCAGAAAAATCTGAATGAGGACATGGGGCAACTTTACACATTGGCATGTGTGACAGTGACCATCCCTGTGTCCACGGCTTCTGTCGAGCGGTCATTCTCGGCCTTAAAGCGAATCAAAACGTATTCCAGAAATCCTACTGGACAGACTAGGCTTTCAGCATTAGCCTCCATGTCGATAGAAAAGGACTTATTGGTGGAACTAAAACGCACAGATAGACTGTACAACAGAGTCATTGAAGTCTTCTtgaggaaagaaaggaggaagGATTTTGTGTTCAAATAATCAGTCTTTGGCGAGTAGGCAtacaatgcattttatttttattaaatgtgtatgtatgtttcgCATTTTATTTCGTTAATATTAAATAGCCTATatattaacaaaataaaatggcAAATAGTCTGTTGCAAATcatt includes these proteins:
- the LOC135518320 gene encoding zinc finger protein 345-like isoform X1, which encodes MATSYNTYQSETTSIMAVVVEAAITEINKLWPNSYANVSNPERELCAIMNLMMEEAIRKICQLFLVASSSLQNENVKLKTKVEQMTQLFENNTQPGKSPAKVCCKSAEMSSLGNDSSLGDTDGLNTDLSPIDTESNVKHMRAALPGSNEKDGHESQKNSNTTKGTRSKETKRFKCDICEKTFSRNKRLIQHKLTHTRPFKCDVCDKTFSMEGSLESHTLTHTKPFKCDVCDKTFSRNRLLVRHKLIHTGERPFACGQCGKTFRMSKQLEHHMLRHREKTFSCKICGNTFSTKKDLKRHQLVHAVERPFKCLTCGKGFTSRKLLIEHERIHTGEKPYSCAVCGKSYTQSGGLSYHMRTHTGERPHSCSECGKRFMTKSSLERHKVIHTGQKPFTCETCGAAFGHKGNLVRHQVLHTGERPYKCKLCGTSYLQSTLLKAHMHRHGATKPFMCDLCGKTFMYNFLMRRHHLKWHTAEGEKQKERERKERTRERTAKRAGTSTKPFSCDVCLNGFSSMLTLKNHQRIHTGQKQYSCSICRKTFAYKNTFDYHMRLHSGVKPYACKYCEKKFVLKQALEGHERTHTGEKPFKCSYCDKTFSVGTNLKRHERVHTGEKPFKCDVCGRGFGQANNVKAHMQVHTGVRPYYCKRCGKGFSDIRHYKNHSCNGVAATCDRSRKSSDRSFRSRKGGEDSSACHNAAVMSTQ
- the LOC135518320 gene encoding zinc finger protein 345-like isoform X2; amino-acid sequence: MATSYNTYQSETTSIMAVVVEAAITEINKLWPNSYANVSNPERELCAIMNLMMEEAIRKICQLFLVASSSLQNENVKLKTKVEQMTQLFENNTQPGPAKVCCKSAEMSSLGNDSSLGDTDGLNTDLSPIDTESNVKHMRAALPGSNEKDGHESQKNSNTTKGTRSKETKRFKCDICEKTFSRNKRLIQHKLTHTRPFKCDVCDKTFSMEGSLESHTLTHTKPFKCDVCDKTFSRNRLLVRHKLIHTGERPFACGQCGKTFRMSKQLEHHMLRHREKTFSCKICGNTFSTKKDLKRHQLVHAVERPFKCLTCGKGFTSRKLLIEHERIHTGEKPYSCAVCGKSYTQSGGLSYHMRTHTGERPHSCSECGKRFMTKSSLERHKVIHTGQKPFTCETCGAAFGHKGNLVRHQVLHTGERPYKCKLCGTSYLQSTLLKAHMHRHGATKPFMCDLCGKTFMYNFLMRRHHLKWHTAEGEKQKERERKERTRERTAKRAGTSTKPFSCDVCLNGFSSMLTLKNHQRIHTGQKQYSCSICRKTFAYKNTFDYHMRLHSGVKPYACKYCEKKFVLKQALEGHERTHTGEKPFKCSYCDKTFSVGTNLKRHERVHTGEKPFKCDVCGRGFGQANNVKAHMQVHTGVRPYYCKRCGKGFSDIRHYKNHSCNGVAATCDRSRKSSDRSFRSRKGGEDSSACHNAAVMSTQ